The stretch of DNA GCGGATGTGCAAATAATTGGTACTAAATTGTATGTATCAAAAGGAACAGGCTCAGAAGCCAAATTATTGGTTTATGATCTCACATATCTCAGTTATGGACGTTTAAAGCCTGAAATGTGTGTTAAGTTTCCAAAACCAAAGCCATTAAGATCAAGGATAATCAATAACTATATTATGGGTATGGAAATCAACCATTGTTATCTAGCGAAAGATGCAGCGTCGAGAGACTTATACTTGATTTACATTAAGTCTAAAGTGCAGTACACATATATAGGAAGATACTTTTTGTTTGAACTTGTTAGGCCAGCTGAGGTTACCACGGTTGAAGTGTTCAAGCTGGACATGAACAAAAATCCTTTTGAGTGGCAGAATGTGAAATTGGATGGTAGAGTGGCTTTTGTTAGTAAATACAGCTGCATGGTAATGTCAAGGGATGAACTTAATTACAATAATGAGTTAATTACTGAGAATAGCATCTATTTTGCTCTTAGTTTCCCATTTCCTAGGAATCCATGGTTAGGTTTGAGGTTCGGGAAGTTTAGTTTGACTAATAACAACTGCAATTACTTTCCTGTGAACATGTCAGGTTGTTGTCGTTCTGCTTTTCCTTTATGGTTTGTTCCTAGTTTGTAGTAGTTCCACTATGTAGTACTTCCAATTGCTTATAGTAGTTCAATAGTACCTTGAAGAATGAATTGTGTTGTCTTGGACTCTTGTTAGCTATTCAAAAGTATCAATTTTCATGATTTCAATTGTTGGAATTTCAAGCTCAAATAAAAACACACTAAGCATGAGTCATGAGATAAGAAGCTTATTTATCAAACTGAGAAAAAGCAATGCAACCAGTATTAATTTCATTCTCTTAACACAACTAATAAAGATCTTCATGTTAAGATCTCTACCCCAAGTAGCATTGCTAGCTTCCCCCTTTCCTTTTGACAGTAGCACCTTCCTAGCAAATCAAGCATGTTTTAGCAAGACTATTTAAAGTTACTAATCCACCATTGTTTGTTGTTTAATAAAGTAGAGCTAAATAAAGCTTGAAATATACCACATCATGTAAGTCAACGCTACTTTATTGCACCATACAAAAACCatcattgaataaaataataaattcaccTATCagatttctatttttgtttggaCAAAAAAAGTTAAGGCTTCAATGGCAAACTTACTTTATGCATtgagaattaaatatattactgCTACGTTTatactattatattatattaattctcACTTttgcttatttattttaattttcattcaaACGATCAAACCTTTCAAATAGTGcaaatatctttcattttctATATACATAGTAACTTAAAAAAagagattcattttcaaatagtAAGTTGTTATCAATAAAAAGTATCGTAGCAACAGTAATGATAATAGAAACCTAACATATAATTTAGTAAGTTGTTATCCTAtagtttttgaatattttatattttttcgaGATAAAGGAACAACTGAATAAAGGATGAGAATAAATAGCAACAACGTAGTAATGAGGATTCTACTAGGGTCAAACACCATATATTTGAGTATGGTGACAAtgtagcatatatatatataatattggtATAACGACTTTGATACAATAGCTGTGGAAACCAACTTCTCATGTTCAAAACTTGGAAAAACAACTTCGATTCAGTGCAAATTTGATGGAGTCAGTTCTTGACTCATATGATAGAGTGGCAAACAATGGCGCAAGCTCATAATCACAATATTTACGTATAGATTTGTCCTTGTCCTTTACGGTGTTGTCTTGAATCGGCAACTCTTGTTGCAAAGGTTATGAAGaacattcttcatcttcttcattcaGAATCAaattcttcatcttcaaaatcaatgtgaTTTGCGGCAAAACAACATCGCTTTGATCAGAACTAAGGCATTATAAATCATGAGATCAAAGAGTTGAAGATTCATCTTATCAAAAATAAGCTTGAGAGcttaatacaaaataattttttttagattatttcATATTAATGTTTAAAAAGATAACAAAAAAGTACATGAAATACTCTAAATATAGAGCCAATATTGTTAAATGGCTGTCATGGCGCCACCATTCTGTGATAGTGCTGCCATTCTTCCATGGCATGGCAGACTTTTGGACAACTACCATAGGCAATTTGTGAAGGAATGCTCACCATGTCAGCACCATAGGACACAACGGTGTGTTTGTAAGgaggattttttattttctatcagCTGCCATAGACAACACCGTGTAGAGCTAGTAGAGACTAAATAAGCTAAATATGCGAACATCATCAATGGTTATCTCAAGTATGTCATTGACTGTACTAGATCCGACATTGCCTACATTGTGGGACTATTGTGCAAAATTACCAATAAACCTAATATAGACCATTGTCATGCTTTTGAGAGGATTATGAGATACCTTAAGCACTACCATTAATCTtgaattacattatcaaagattttttGTTGTCCTTGAGGATACAGTTATGCCGATTGGAACACTTTATCAGATAACTTCAAAGCAACCAGTAGTTATATATCTAGCATAACTTGTGGGATTGTATCTTGGAAAACGAAGAAACTGGTGAAATTGACTCATTCCACTGTGGAGTCTAAAATGATACCACTAAAAACCGCTAGTGAAGAAGCGAGTTGGATGGGATGTTTGCTTGTTGAGATCCCTTAATCGCAAAATTCAATGTCAAATGTGTTAATCCATTGTGATAGTACAATGactattgcaaaaattgagagTTGTTATCACAACGGTAAGAGACGACAGATACATCGTAAGCACAACACAATTAGAGAGTTACTTTCATAAGGAGTTGTTCGAGTGGATCATGTAGacactgatgaaaatttagtagatcctttgacgaaaggattagctagagagaaaatCCTAAACATATCCAAAAGGATGAGACTATTGCAtatagatcaatgagtcactcatgatggtaatCTAACCTAAAAGATTGGAGAttccaagaattaggttcattGGCTAATAAAAAGTTatgaagtgatatgagatgaacatgtcATTATAAATTAGAGAAACATGGTACATGAAGCGATGATAGAATGAGGTCATATAAACTCCTAATGAGATTTATACTCTATGTTAAGTGAAGTACTTATCTACAAGAGTACttttgatagactcacctatatGAATATGGAAGTGGGGCTGCTTCCTATAGAATTTTGAGGCAGAATTTTTATACCGTTCACTATACTTGGATAGACGTGCAGAGCCATTTATGCACgagcttttgagaatacaccatatgaaaaggttgtgtgtggctTTGATGTGAGAGATAGAGTTCACGACTACgggtcactcttgttgaatctgaatcttacttactatCAAAGGTTTAAGTCATAAGACACCTCTGTTTATGCAAAATCTTATAGAAGGGTTTGAAACTACAacaaaacctttttttttttttaatttaagtggGAAATTGTTGGAACATAAAGAGTATGttattgtgtgaatttaaaaattgttaaagtCACACATTGAAAAACTTTCATACATTGATTAGCTTTCAActttataaatactaaagtctCACATTGAATAATTTACATATGTGAGATaacttccatcactatataaaaaGTGTGAAACTCTTGTGAAAAACATGTCAAAGTTGAATGCATTTCTCAACTTTATCTCTTCCTCCTCTTTTGCTCGATGCACTTTCTGAGCCACTTCTCCGTTATCTTTTTgtcccttttattttttttagtgtgGTGATAATATCACTATCCTTTCGTATAAGAGCGGTNNNNNNNNNNNNNNNNNNNNNNNNNNNNNNNNNNNNNNNNNNNNNNNNNNNNNNNNNNNNNNNNNNNNNNNNNNNNNNNNNNNNNNNNNNNNNNNNNNNNNNNNNNNNNNNNNNNNNNNNNNNNNNNNNNNNNNNNNNNNNNNNNNNNNNNNNNNNNNNNNNNNNNNNNNNNNNNNNNNNNNNNNACTTTTAAGTATCATACCACTATAGTGGCATTATAGACATATCAAATGTTTAATTTCAGAACCATCTTCTACAGTACAATAGAATCTTGATACAATTTGTAATTGGGTTGTTTTATCTTAGACcgtcgtggttgatagtctatttatacaattttagacAGTGCTGCGAAACCTCTAAAAGAAAGTAACTTAGTCTGCGATTCAATCCAGTAATATTTTTAATggctgaaaattattttaaacaattttacgAAACTCGATAAACAACAAGTTTttagaactctattcaaaacatagaaAACAATCAATAAAATTCTCACCATCAATGAGATGCACCATCAAAGTTAAACATAAGCAACTAATTAAATATgagttctattttttctttcaactttatcaTTCATTTTAGACGAATATGGTGCAATTGTTTCATCTCCATACcgtttataaaaatcattaaacaaCTAGAATTATATTGTATTTCTATATCCCTATAAAATCTCTTAATCATTCattttactaaattgatttttcattatgttacaaaaattaataataagaataaccataagataataacaataatgtTACACTATTTTCTTGTGAAATGTTCACTAAACTAAATTTAATACATGTCTAACATgttccaaataaataaattgtgaaaataaaaataaaataaatcactcTACTGACATAACTCATGGAAAGACTATAACTAAATTATATAAccaaagaataaaaaaagacaCACTCACACAATAAAACGACGTTGATTACGGGATAGTAAGTGTAGCTAGGCCACAACAGAACGATGTTGGCTTCTGTGACGGCGTGAACGACAATTGAAGGTGTGAACAAAAGCAACCAGCTTtccattattttttgttaaaaactttcattttctttaattaaaaactttttcttttaaattttaatcaaaaattaatatttaaatatatatatatatatagttattattattcttattaaattaacttttatCGTATTTGGAGGAAATTCTTTCTACTAAAAATTTCATGaatattaaactttttaaacaacattttataattgtaatcTTTAGTTTCCATGCATAAATAGTTTTGGGAACATTTATAGGTGTTGCAAGTATAATgctgagtatatatataaaatattattttaatcacttttacacatcattttataaaatgttgtCATATATCATAGATGttgtaatattataaaaataaattaacaaaatatgcATACTTTAAGAGTAAACAAATTTATAGTTATAACTTGCTAGTTTATTGCTAATTTATGCTAACTATTAAATTGATATCaacataaaatagttttatttaattaaattttgtacatatatattatacaaatttaaaaggTTCAACTAtccaataaaattttaaatttgaaatatttgatttgttaatttatattctATGAACAATTTACCAATGTAACTTTTAAAGTGAGGGTTTAAATGTGACTAAgaacattctttttttttttttttaatatataaaaggaAGGATTCAACTGTATCAACGTGAAAATAGAGAAGCAAGAAAAATCAGAGTGTGAAAATTTGGGTTCTTCATTCATTGTTGATCTTGAACATAGAAAGGGGAAAGAATCAAAAGGTTCtctattttgattcaaattcaGATTCTTTCACTCATAGTGGAGCTTCTTACAATTGTCACAGAATCTCGTAAAATCTTGTATGTACATTTTTtcattctctctctctttcttgtTGCTCTCTCATGACTGTTTTAGATTTTTACacatttctcattttttttgcGAATCTCATTTTGGCGCTCGTTTTTGTTGTATATGTTTTGCTGCTAATTCTTGGTTTAATTTCTTGTTGgatgttaatttaaaaactttccTTTTCttaataactataataataataataatgtgatTGTTAGGTTCTGAACTGTTAATGTAGTTGGAATTCTTTTTTCCTATATTAAATAGtctttttatatatcaaaaacaaaagGTGTGTGTACTTATATTTCTTGAACTTATATTTCAATGTAGCAAGGGTTTTACTTTGAATTAGTCATTATATGGACTAATAAATTATTTGCTTCCgtattcttctttttttcattGTATCAGAAAAGTTATGGAGATAACAACAGAAAAAACAGATAACAACATGAAAAAAAGAAAGCATTCTGAAAAATGCGAGATGGAGCAAAGCAGCATGTGGAAAAATCTACCAAATGATATTTTGGAACAGATTATGAAGCGTTTGCCCCTTAGAGAGTATCTTGCAATGAAAGCAATATGCTTTCCTTGGTGGATTTCAGTTTCTAATGTCACTGCAAGAGATAATTGCCGCCCTTTACTCGAACTGCCGCTAATTTTACTACGAAATAAAGACTCGATGTTTTACAGCTTGAGTACAGAAAGTTTGCATCGCCCCAAAACTCAACTGTTTGACGACAATCAGTTTTGTTTTGGCTCAGTTGAAGGATGGTTGATTGTGGGTGACTATGCTCTAAAACcttttatgacatttttcatCTTGAATCCAGTGACTAATATTAAACTCATGCTACCACCATTGGTGTACATTCCATTCAGTGCTCGCATCGAAGGTGACTTATATGTGGAAAAAATGGTGGTCTCTTTCGAAACAAGTTCAACATTGAATATAGCTATTCTTTTGAGCgattttaataatattgtagTTTATAACCCCTTAGACGACGTATGGACTACAATTAAGCCATTTAAGGGTATGGGAACTATTTTGGACATGGAAATTATTGGTAGTAAATTGTATATAGCAATTAACAAAGACTCAGATTCCATATTATCGGTTTGTGATCTCAATGGCACCACTGATGGACCTCCAAAGGCTGAAGTGTTGACTAAACTTCCACTATTGACGCCAACAGACTCAATTAAACTCGAAGAGGATGATATGATATTCATTATACACTTTCTAGGCAAAGATGAAGCGTTAAAAGAGCTATACTTCATTTGCATGGTGTGTATCTTGACCCCAGTTAAGGTTGCCAGAATTGAAGTGTACAAGCTGGACATGAACAAAGAGCCTATTGAGTGGCAGAGTGTGAGGTTGGATGATAGAGTGGCTTTTGTCAGTAGTTGCAAGAGCATGATAATATCAAGAGATAAACTTAATTACAATAAAGAGTTAATTAGTGGGAATAGCGTCTATTTTGGTGTTACTATTCCTTTTATTCCATCATGTTATGGGAGTTCTAGTAAGGTTTTGAAGTTGGGGAAGTTTTGTTTGACTGATAGCAGCATCAAATACTTCCCTGTGCAGACATCAAGCGATTCTGGTGTTCCTTATCCTATCTGGGTTGTACCAAGCTTATGATGGTAATTCCACTCTGTTGACATTTACATATGTTTGATTGTATGTCAAGGGAAGATGCATCCATGTTGTTGACACTTCCTGCAGAGCACCAACCACAACATCCCCTGCTAACccttttatttctatttttcttttctcttttaggACATCTACTTCATAGtgcataatttttctttttttctttctttaaagCGTACAGTGTTGCTCCCAAATAAAGGATTTAGTCAATGTTAGAATGTGTAAATAATGAAAGCATTACTAATGGCAAGTATATTCTTGTATGTTCTTTTGGTTTTATGTTCCTTTGCCGTTGTTTTATGACTTTGCTCAATTGAGTAGAATTAACACTGTTATATCCAAGTAATACAGTCATTTATCATATATAGTAATCCAGCAAAAACTAAATCACTAAAATTTTCTCAACTTGATAGGAAATGGGATTTGTAATGATGGGGCCCAATTACCCTTTAGGTATATATGGACTTTTTTAACTGTGTGGTTGATGTGAAATGATATGTTATTTCATGAAGTGTCTTTTTGAATTGCT from Cicer arietinum cultivar CDC Frontier isolate Library 1 chromosome 3, Cicar.CDCFrontier_v2.0, whole genome shotgun sequence encodes:
- the LOC101499454 gene encoding uncharacterized protein, with the protein product MEITTEKTDNNMKKRKHSEKCEMEQSSMWKNLPNDILEQIMKRLPLREYLAMKAICFPWWISVSNVTARDNCRPLLELPLILLRNKDSMFYSLSTESLHRPKTQLFDDNQFCFGSVEGWLIVGDYALKPFMTFFILNPVTNIKLMLPPLVYIPFSARIEGDLYVEKMVVSFETSSTLNIAILLSDFNNIVVYNPLDDVWTTIKPFKGMGTILDMEIIGSKLYIAINKDSDSILSVCDLNGTTDGPPKAEVLTKLPLLTPTDSIKLEEDDMIFIIHFLGKDEALKELYFICMVCILTPVKVARIEVYKLDMNKEPIEWQSVRLDDRVAFVSSCKSMIISRDKLNYNKELISGNSVYFGVTIPFIPSCYGSSSKVLKLGKFCLTDSSIKYFPVQTSSDSGVPYPIWVVPSL